The following proteins come from a genomic window of Spirochaetota bacterium:
- a CDS encoding SDR family NAD(P)-dependent oxidoreductase, with the protein MKICVTGGAGFIGSHIAEECVTKGYEVIVFDNFSTGKKENLSFVKNYKNARLKIIKGDVADFNALKEVLKGCNAVFHQAAVASVQKSIECPPVTFESNAKGTLNVLEASRVCGVKKIIFACSAAIFGDHPEIPKREDSPVLPKSPYGADKYISEVYLRLYNELYNLTTVSLRYFNVFGPRQDPSSPYSGVISIFTSRIAKGQNITVYGDGKQYRDFIFVKDVVQANMLALEKIDSGFHYYNVGYGKATDLNTLIALLQKVYQKDIMVNYAEARAGDIIESVSDPSKIMRELGFLPAYTVEEGLKILVESLG; encoded by the coding sequence ATGAAAATCTGTGTTACGGGTGGTGCTGGGTTTATTGGTTCACATATTGCAGAAGAGTGTGTAACAAAAGGGTATGAGGTGATAGTTTTTGATAATTTTTCTACCGGGAAAAAGGAAAATCTTTCATTTGTGAAAAACTATAAAAATGCAAGGTTAAAGATAATCAAAGGTGATGTTGCAGATTTTAACGCATTAAAGGAAGTGTTAAAAGGATGTAATGCTGTATTCCATCAGGCAGCTGTTGCATCAGTGCAAAAATCCATTGAATGTCCACCTGTCACATTTGAGTCAAATGCAAAAGGGACATTGAATGTACTTGAAGCAAGCAGAGTATGTGGTGTAAAGAAAATAATCTTTGCATGCTCTGCAGCCATATTTGGCGATCATCCAGAAATACCAAAGCGTGAAGATTCCCCTGTTTTACCAAAATCACCCTATGGTGCTGATAAATACATTTCTGAGGTGTACCTGAGATTGTACAATGAGCTGTATAATCTCACAACAGTTTCTTTGCGCTACTTTAATGTATTTGGTCCCCGGCAGGACCCTTCGTCGCCGTATTCAGGTGTTATATCAATCTTTACAAGTAGGATAGCAAAAGGACAGAATATCACAGTGTATGGAGACGGTAAGCAGTACAGGGATTTTATATTTGTAAAAGATGTGGTACAGGCAAACATGCTAGCACTTGAAAAAATTGATTCGGGCTTCCATTACTATAATGTTGGATATGGCAAGGCTACGGATTTAAATACACTCATTGCCCTATTGCAAAAGGTGTATCAAAAAGATATTATGGTAAATTACGCTGAAGCGCGAGCGGGGGATATTATAGAGTCAGTCAGTGACCCTTCAAAGATAATGCGGGAATTGGGATTTTTACCAGCGTATACTGTTGAAGAAGGATTAAAAATACTTGTTGAGTCATTAGGGTAA